A region of the Bombus pyrosoma isolate SC7728 linkage group LG15, ASM1482585v1, whole genome shotgun sequence genome:
CGCCGTCtcttttcaacattttcatagTATTCAGAAAAATTAACATAAGGTTTAATTCTAGAGTTTTTGTTTGTCGATTTTGCACCAGAAGGATACATATCTGATGTTGATGAAGTTTCAGTTGTTGAAAAATCGGAATTTTCTTCTGTAACGCTTGTACTTGAATACTCGTTCTCTAGCATTGTTGTAATCTGAGCAGATTCTACAATTGGGTTAAATCTGACTGATTGATTAGTTGGACTTTTCAATGCATGAGGAAGcgggaaattaaaatttcgcaCGAGAAGAGTTATATCATCTCGTTTACCAGTTGTTACTGTACTTTGTAAATTACTCATATTAATGTCATGATGAATTCTTACAACTTTATCTACAACAGCTTGAGCAACTCCTGTTAAAGTGGACTGTGCCtgaaactgaaatttattttgtgagaataagaatatattactGTATGTATGATCAATAATCATTTCGCACCTCTTGAactgcaaaattaattaattttatattaacttGATCAGCTCCAGTTACTTCCTCTAATGATTTGTATAGACCACGAGACataagcaataaaaatttacaggAGTCATCAAGTTCTATGCCGCCATGAATTTCTGGTTCTGCAATGACAGGTTCTGCTGTGGCAGATGctaattcttcaaattctcTGTACCCCCCTTTGACAAGATAGTTCCCAAGACAACGTGTAGTTTCCTGATTTCCAATACGAGATCctttaacataaattatt
Encoded here:
- the LOC122575930 gene encoding TGF-beta-activated kinase 1 and MAP3K7-binding protein 1-like isoform X2 encodes the protein MQRMAAEILLGQLNGKSTDEEVKEVLRQAFIAVERGYLDSIGDLLAERTSLQFDIPDGLNSYETYQKFPHLVDKLNALNCELSAGTSAVVALIYRGKLYVANVGDSRALLCKTDANQVLRVVQLSVDHDLRNEDELLRLSHLELDIDSIRQGSRIGNQETTRCLGNYLVKGGYREFEELASATAEPVIAEPEIHGGIELDDSCKFLLLMSRGLYKSLEEVTGADQVNIKLINFAVQEFQAQSTLTGVAQAVVDKVVRIHHDINMSNLQSTVTTGKRDDITLLVRNFNFPLPHALKSPTNQSVRFNPIVESAQITTMLENEYSSTSVTEENSDFSTTETSSTSDMYPSGAKSTNKNSRIKPYVNFSEYYENVEKRRREGTLPEGINF